A single genomic interval of Antarcticibacterium arcticum harbors:
- a CDS encoding YbaB/EbfC family nucleoid-associated protein: MFGDMMGMMNKLKETQEKVEATKERLKTVLIDEQSSDGLLKVTITAAREIKNISVSQELMEDKEQLEDYLVLTLNKAITRATEINENELAAVAKDGMPDIPGLDMFK, from the coding sequence ATGTTTGGAGATATGATGGGTATGATGAATAAGCTCAAGGAAACCCAGGAAAAGGTAGAAGCTACAAAAGAAAGGCTTAAAACGGTTTTGATAGACGAACAATCAAGTGACGGATTGTTAAAAGTAACTATCACGGCTGCACGTGAGATCAAAAATATTTCGGTTTCACAGGAGTTGATGGAAGACAAGGAGCAATTGGAAGATTATCTGGTCCTCACTCTTAATAAAGCAATTACAAGGGCCACCGAGATCAATGAAAACGAACTTGCAGCGGTTGCCAAAGATGGAATGCCGGACATCCCGGGTCTTGATATGTTTAAATAA
- a CDS encoding S9 family peptidase has protein sequence MKNPTFPPQAEKLPKKLPAHDIVRVDDYYWMNDRENPNVINYLNSENDYNEKMTAHTKGLQEQLFKEMKKRIKEDDSSVPYKLNGYWYLTRFETGKDYPIYSRKKESLDAPEEIMFNVNEMAEGFEYYSLGGLNVSPDNKLVAFGVDTLSRRKYTIQIKNLETGEILPVKILTTTGGSTWANDNKTLFYTKKDEQTLRSNQIYKHILGTDPSLDQLVFEEKDETFNTYIYKSKSKKYLIIGSHSTLTSEYRILDADHPEGDFKVFTARQRGLEYGISHYEDAFYILTNKDGATNFKLMKTHVDHTSMEHWVEVIPHRDDYLLEDIDIFKNYLVISERHNGLNKIKITRWDSGEYYYLPFDNETYTAYTSINPDFETSILRYTYNSLNTPTSVVDFNMDTREKLILKEQEVLGGKFDKNNYITERIWATAEDGTKIPVSLIYHKGIKKDGTNPLLQYAYGSYGSTIDPYFSSARLSLLDRGFIYAIAHIRGGEYLGRKWYEDGKLLNKRNTFTDFIDVSKYLISQKYTSEKHLYAMGGSAGGLLMGVVVNMAPQLYNGVIAAVPFVDVVTTMLDDTIPLTTGEYDEWGNPNDREYFDYMLTYSPYDNVKAQDYPNMLVTTGLHDSQVQYWEPAKWVAKLREMKTDDNLLLLHTNMEAGHGGASGRFEALKEVAEEYAFLLDLEGIKG, from the coding sequence TTGAAAAATCCAACTTTTCCTCCTCAGGCAGAAAAATTACCCAAAAAATTACCTGCTCACGACATTGTTCGGGTAGATGATTACTACTGGATGAACGACAGGGAAAATCCCAATGTAATTAACTATTTAAATAGTGAGAATGATTACAATGAGAAAATGACCGCTCATACCAAAGGACTGCAGGAGCAATTATTTAAGGAGATGAAAAAAAGGATCAAGGAAGATGATTCTTCAGTTCCTTATAAGTTGAACGGTTACTGGTATCTTACAAGGTTTGAAACCGGAAAGGATTATCCAATTTATTCCCGAAAGAAAGAATCCCTCGACGCGCCTGAAGAGATCATGTTCAATGTAAACGAAATGGCTGAGGGTTTTGAATATTACAGCCTGGGAGGGCTTAATGTAAGCCCCGATAATAAGCTGGTTGCATTTGGGGTTGATACGCTTAGTCGTAGAAAATATACTATACAAATTAAGAACCTCGAAACCGGTGAGATCCTTCCTGTAAAGATCCTTACAACCACGGGTGGCTCTACCTGGGCAAATGACAATAAAACCCTTTTCTATACTAAAAAGGACGAACAAACATTACGCTCTAATCAAATCTATAAACACATTTTAGGAACAGATCCTTCCCTTGATCAATTGGTGTTTGAGGAAAAGGATGAAACCTTTAATACCTATATTTATAAATCAAAATCAAAAAAATACCTTATAATTGGTTCCCATAGTACACTCACCAGTGAGTACCGTATTTTGGATGCAGATCATCCCGAGGGGGATTTCAAGGTCTTCACCGCCCGCCAGCGTGGCCTGGAATATGGAATAAGTCATTATGAAGATGCCTTTTATATCCTAACCAATAAAGATGGGGCCACCAATTTTAAATTAATGAAAACCCATGTGGACCATACCTCCATGGAGCATTGGGTTGAAGTGATCCCTCACCGGGATGATTATTTACTTGAAGACATTGATATTTTTAAAAATTACCTTGTAATAAGCGAACGGCATAACGGTCTTAACAAGATCAAAATCACGAGATGGGATAGCGGGGAATATTATTACCTGCCTTTTGATAATGAAACCTATACCGCATATACCAGTATTAATCCCGATTTTGAAACTTCTATCCTAAGGTATACTTATAACTCGTTGAACACCCCAACATCTGTAGTAGATTTTAATATGGATACCAGGGAAAAGCTCATCTTAAAAGAGCAGGAAGTCCTTGGAGGTAAATTTGACAAGAATAATTATATAACTGAAAGGATTTGGGCCACCGCAGAAGATGGTACAAAAATTCCGGTTTCTCTTATATATCATAAGGGAATTAAGAAGGATGGTACAAACCCTTTGTTGCAATACGCTTACGGGTCTTATGGCTCTACTATTGATCCTTACTTTTCAAGTGCGAGGTTAAGCCTTCTTGACCGTGGATTTATTTATGCCATTGCACATATTAGAGGTGGGGAGTATTTGGGAAGGAAATGGTATGAGGATGGAAAGCTGCTCAATAAGAGAAATACATTTACAGATTTTATTGATGTTTCAAAATATTTGATAAGTCAAAAATATACATCAGAAAAACATTTATACGCCATGGGCGGTTCCGCCGGAGGATTGTTAATGGGTGTAGTAGTGAATATGGCCCCTCAATTATATAATGGGGTAATCGCCGCGGTTCCTTTTGTAGATGTAGTCACTACCATGCTTGATGATACTATACCACTCACCACAGGGGAATACGATGAATGGGGAAATCCAAATGACCGGGAATATTTTGATTATATGCTTACCTATTCCCCTTATGATAATGTAAAAGCCCAGGATTATCCAAATATGCTGGTTACAACAGGCTTGCATGATTCACAGGTGCAGTATTGGGAACCGGCTAAATGGGTCGCCAAATTAAGGGAAATGAAGACAGATGATAATCTCCTGTT